Proteins encoded within one genomic window of Dyadobacter chenhuakuii:
- a CDS encoding RNA polymerase sigma-70 factor: protein MAINSINKLPSAEKDVADMSAQDNGPMMLDDEYLIRKTFSLDPQKGCELLFKKYYTNLCNHAIRFVHSSEVAEDIVSEVFAAFWQSRTFELINTSYRAYLYKSVRNRSYNYLKWDLNRTSPMDGMTTPFEAHTLNPCDALLYSELHQQVERIVQDMPSQCRKAYLLKRVEGKSLEEIAAELQITPKSVEALITRAIARLRTGLKDSWFICLALMISIKV, encoded by the coding sequence ATGGCAATAAATTCTATCAACAAACTACCGTCAGCCGAAAAGGACGTAGCGGATATGTCTGCGCAGGATAACGGCCCCATGATGCTCGACGACGAATACCTGATCCGCAAGACGTTCAGCCTGGACCCGCAGAAAGGTTGCGAGCTGCTGTTTAAAAAGTATTACACCAATTTATGCAACCACGCGATCCGGTTTGTGCATTCCAGCGAAGTCGCGGAAGATATTGTGTCAGAGGTATTTGCAGCTTTCTGGCAAAGCCGGACTTTTGAACTCATCAACACTTCCTACCGCGCTTACCTGTACAAATCTGTCCGAAATCGGTCCTACAATTACCTGAAATGGGACCTGAACCGTACGTCCCCGATGGACGGAATGACCACGCCTTTCGAGGCCCATACGCTCAATCCGTGTGACGCTTTGTTATACAGCGAGTTGCACCAGCAGGTCGAGCGCATTGTACAGGATATGCCGTCGCAATGCCGGAAAGCCTATCTGCTTAAACGCGTTGAAGGCAAGTCGCTAGAAGAAATTGCAGCTGAGCTTCAGATTACGCCCAAGTCGGTGGAAGCGCTCATTACCCGCGCCATCGCAAGGCTTCGCACGGGCTTGAAAGACAGCTGGTTTATCTGCCTCGCGCTGATGATTTCAATTAAAGTATAA
- a CDS encoding FecR family protein: protein MKESLSKDVLFDFFDGRTTSIQRKLVEDWLADPRNEELYYQYLDEWESRHPQFSPQVESALSEFVALVNDQDAAREIPLQQIEQTHFSIWKSAWAYSAVAACFLVVGGFVFNQELMYKSLTSDNGRISAFELSDGTKVVLNANSVLRVPRLGFGSGNREVVLEGEAEFKVVHTEQDSRFIVKMDKDYSIEVLGTEFVAYSRERGTKVFLTKGKVKLSLPKGKQLYMKPGNLFSTEKDGKFTLTSSSTPAKFVAWKQDMFYFDNTLLSEAVQQLNERFKVDVRILDPVLGNRRIGGVYKARQADDLLAILSELLHLEVVKHNEFIELRTSVTNPNHE, encoded by the coding sequence ATGAAAGAATCCCTATCCAAAGACGTCCTCTTCGATTTTTTTGACGGAAGGACCACATCCATTCAGCGTAAGCTCGTCGAAGACTGGCTGGCTGACCCGCGGAATGAAGAGCTTTATTATCAGTATCTCGACGAATGGGAAAGCCGCCATCCGCAGTTTTCACCGCAGGTGGAAAGCGCTCTCTCTGAATTTGTTGCGCTGGTCAACGATCAGGATGCAGCCCGGGAAATCCCTTTGCAACAAATAGAACAAACGCATTTCAGCATCTGGAAAAGTGCATGGGCTTACAGTGCCGTGGCTGCTTGTTTCCTGGTGGTGGGCGGCTTTGTTTTCAATCAGGAATTGATGTACAAATCATTAACATCCGATAACGGCCGTATATCTGCCTTTGAACTCTCGGACGGAACGAAAGTCGTGCTTAATGCCAATTCAGTTTTACGCGTTCCGAGGCTCGGTTTCGGATCGGGCAACCGGGAAGTAGTGCTGGAAGGTGAGGCAGAGTTCAAAGTCGTTCATACCGAGCAGGATAGCCGGTTCATTGTGAAAATGGATAAAGATTATTCTATCGAAGTCCTTGGTACTGAGTTTGTTGCTTACTCTCGTGAGCGTGGTACGAAGGTTTTTCTAACAAAAGGAAAGGTAAAGCTAAGCCTGCCGAAAGGAAAGCAGCTTTATATGAAACCCGGCAATCTGTTTTCAACCGAAAAAGACGGAAAATTCACGCTTACATCTTCATCGACACCAGCAAAGTTCGTGGCCTGGAAGCAGGATATGTTTTACTTCGACAATACGCTCTTGTCAGAGGCGGTGCAACAGCTGAACGAACGCTTCAAAGTGGATGTGCGTATACTTGACCCCGTTCTTGGTAACCGTCGGATCGGCGGCGTCTACAAAGCGAGGCAAGCCGACGACCTCCTGGCCATCTTATCTGAACTGCTTCATTTGGAAGTGGTAAAACACAACGAATTTATTGAATTGAGAACATCAGTAACCAACCCTAATCATGAGTAG
- a CDS encoding RagB/SusD family nutrient uptake outer membrane protein produces the protein MKKQILSLGTLACLTLAGCDNSLDNVKNQSSYNDDTYFTTPATISEAVTATYGLLLYKGLYSRDFYYLMDLTGNEAEADAPLLGDVLQLHDYSYAPNHAQINDLWSTTYKMTFRANLVIDKAAKITPANDAEKLKLAQYVSEAYFLKAYAEFLLVTLWGRVPIRKDYSGNDEFYLPRASTEESWKMVESDLTNAISGLPVTYASAGDLGRVTKGAAIALLGKTYLYQKKYAEAAAQFELLTKAPYTYDLVKNLDELFTKSPVKNAESVFDVPHKEWGGWAEGSPYYMFGSQEGSGSGKNTLTGRAMEYGWNDWRNVFISDAAVKAFTYKDEAGKAYVDPRAQNTFYGDKASGGDVTYCDKCAAGVKTYPFAENGNGYRWRKYEPYEYKEKGELPQSDINSQIIRYADVLLMLAEAQIQVGKIGEALPLINKVRARSGAFAYTALGSKDEAMKKLMLERQLELVGEQVRWFDLIRWGIAKETLNAEKKAKYPASSQSFFQDKHVLFPIPLTEKNTNPLVAKDITNDWN, from the coding sequence ATGAAAAAGCAAATACTTTCGCTGGGAACGCTGGCCTGCCTTACCCTTGCCGGCTGCGACAACTCACTGGATAATGTCAAAAATCAGTCGAGCTACAACGACGATACTTACTTCACAACGCCCGCCACGATTTCAGAAGCTGTTACAGCGACTTATGGGCTGCTACTTTACAAGGGGTTGTATTCCAGGGATTTCTATTATTTAATGGATCTTACCGGGAATGAAGCCGAGGCAGATGCGCCGTTGCTGGGGGACGTTTTGCAGCTGCACGATTACAGTTATGCACCCAATCATGCGCAGATCAATGACCTTTGGTCTACCACTTACAAAATGACTTTCCGGGCGAATCTGGTGATCGATAAAGCTGCGAAAATAACACCTGCAAACGATGCAGAGAAGTTAAAACTGGCCCAATATGTGTCCGAAGCCTATTTTTTGAAGGCTTATGCTGAGTTTTTGCTTGTAACGCTTTGGGGCAGGGTGCCGATCCGCAAGGATTACAGTGGTAACGACGAATTTTATCTTCCAAGGGCGAGTACTGAGGAAAGCTGGAAAATGGTTGAATCGGATCTCACCAATGCAATCAGCGGACTGCCTGTCACGTACGCCAGTGCGGGCGACCTGGGCCGGGTTACCAAAGGTGCGGCCATTGCATTATTGGGCAAAACCTATTTATACCAAAAGAAATACGCCGAAGCTGCCGCGCAATTTGAGCTACTGACCAAGGCGCCTTACACGTATGATCTGGTCAAAAACCTCGACGAGCTCTTCACTAAATCGCCTGTGAAAAACGCAGAATCGGTTTTCGACGTTCCGCACAAAGAATGGGGGGGCTGGGCCGAAGGAAGTCCATACTATATGTTTGGATCTCAGGAAGGATCGGGAAGCGGTAAAAATACATTGACCGGCCGCGCCATGGAATACGGCTGGAACGACTGGCGAAACGTGTTTATCTCAGACGCAGCCGTGAAAGCATTCACTTATAAAGATGAAGCCGGCAAGGCTTATGTCGATCCGAGAGCCCAAAACACATTCTACGGAGATAAAGCCAGCGGAGGCGACGTAACCTATTGCGACAAATGCGCTGCCGGGGTAAAAACGTATCCGTTCGCAGAGAATGGCAATGGCTACCGGTGGAGGAAATACGAACCTTACGAATACAAGGAAAAAGGCGAACTACCCCAATCGGACATCAATTCCCAGATCATCCGCTATGCCGATGTACTGCTGATGCTCGCCGAAGCGCAGATCCAGGTCGGAAAAATAGGTGAAGCTTTGCCATTGATCAACAAAGTGCGCGCCCGCTCCGGCGCATTTGCCTACACTGCGCTGGGTAGCAAGGACGAGGCAATGAAAAAGCTCATGTTGGAACGCCAACTGGAACTCGTCGGTGAGCAAGTGCGCTGGTTTGACCTCATCCGCTGGGGCATTGCCAAAGAAACCTTGAATGCTGAAAAGAAAGCGAAGTATCCGGCGTCAAGTCAGTCTTTCTTCCAGGACAAACACGTATTATTTCCTATTCCCTTAACTGAGAAAAACACCAATCCGCTAGTCGCGAAAGACATTACCAACGACTGGAATTAA
- a CDS encoding response regulator yields the protein MNKGGDIIIIEDDPDDQLLIEQAFQELGYANKRIYFPDGLEALAYLNSETPLPFIILSDINLPRLDGIQLRRRLRENASLNLKCIPYLFFTTALNQDVVIEAYSTSAQGFFVKPSDFNEIKQTLKSIVEYWKRCAAPNNFKS from the coding sequence ATGAATAAAGGTGGCGATATCATCATTATTGAAGATGATCCAGATGACCAACTGTTAATTGAACAAGCTTTTCAAGAGCTGGGTTATGCAAACAAAAGAATTTATTTTCCCGACGGGCTCGAGGCGTTGGCATATTTAAATAGTGAAACACCGTTGCCATTTATCATCTTATCTGATATCAACCTCCCCAGGTTGGATGGGATCCAACTAAGAAGAAGGTTGCGAGAGAATGCATCGCTAAACTTAAAGTGCATCCCCTATTTGTTCTTTACGACTGCGCTGAATCAGGATGTGGTCATTGAAGCTTACAGCACATCAGCGCAGGGTTTCTTTGTAAAACCGTCAGACTTCAATGAAATCAAACAAACTTTGAAATCCATCGTCGAATACTGGAAGCGATGTGCCGCTCCGAATAATTTTAAGTCGTAA
- a CDS encoding SusC/RagA family TonB-linked outer membrane protein encodes MSSRFLQKTRIVLTMLFVQQLCTAQAISFASRPTQQNAAQRNAVQRNLSQREESSAKNLKDLLVDLGKQHQVSILFEEETVKNITITGADFRQEGGKLEKQLTDLLKPFNLRFKKAGKEAYVIVSRFEKKVSEAGIATIESATIAPSAAPESLSRTEITVSKITKENPAEETIKGRVTDERGNGLPGVNVVIKGSQRGVTTDIAGKYELTAAGPNDVLIFSFVGYLPKEEIVGNRSVVDISLSVDTKALEEVVVIGYGTAKKKDLTGAVAVVGRKEFGDVSATSAQQLLQGKIAGVQIVNTGGLPGSNAKIIIRGVGSLTNSDPLYVIDGIQGGDINSVSPYDIQDITVLKDAASVAIYGASAANGVVLITTKKGKAGTPKVTYNGYVGVAQAWKRLDMLDAAQYVQLVKDIDAVQGNKVPDKLNTPDVLVTRTDWQKEIFRNGKITEHHVNVTGGSDKATYNFSAGYTNQEGIMRDYGYQRINLRTQLEEQIGKRIRLGQTINFKYNRTTGNAASFVEALRMPPYAPTMDPANLGGYSKVTTIIDQNDALNPLPGIYLTEKLGRGVSNLFQLWGEVDIINGLKFRTQANIGLSNGNSYNYTGEYLNGNTKIDRKIEESYSFSVSPIIENILSYTKTIGRHDFSLMAGNTYNEGTRSRSVNMTGSGFTNDLIKQIGVSKSNSITGTGSSIYASRSYFGRLTYAFHDRYLVNASIRQDINPAFGKAYRKGNFPSVGVAWKVANEDFMKNISFISDLKLRGSWGITGNANIGLFLTDPTVYRGYGNNNIVYSFGENKAFQQGATVTRVPNPFLKWEETTQIDFGVDFGLLQNRLQVSLDYYKRDSKDLLLDVKLPVSTGLGDVYNDASMVQNAANAVNKGFEAALSYAGQSGDFSYSISANTGYNKNNVVSLGNGAPIVSGSTNGGINITKTDVGAAIGSFYGYKVDHVVSSAADVARYNEQAVAKGFASYQDGLKAGDIVYQDLNGDGRITDADQSFLGSAIPVWTYGGSVNLSYKAFDLSMGLAGIGDVKVYNALRYWTEGTTRPFNSSTAVLNAWKKDGDVTDMPRSGQNTPSNLRASDRFLENGSFMRLRNLTLGFSVPKTILNSTGGKVFSSFRIYATAMNLLTLTKYKGYDPEVSASVNDAKSFIFTKGVDTGQYPQPRTFLVGLQVGF; translated from the coding sequence ATGAGTAGCAGATTTCTACAAAAAACCCGTATCGTGCTGACCATGTTATTTGTTCAGCAGCTTTGCACGGCGCAGGCTATTTCATTTGCAAGTCGACCGACTCAGCAGAATGCCGCCCAACGGAATGCCGTCCAACGGAATCTTTCCCAACGCGAAGAAAGCAGCGCCAAAAACCTGAAAGATTTGTTGGTAGATTTGGGCAAGCAGCACCAAGTAAGCATATTGTTTGAAGAAGAAACCGTTAAAAATATCACCATTACCGGCGCGGATTTCCGTCAGGAAGGCGGCAAGCTGGAAAAGCAGCTGACAGATCTGCTCAAACCGTTCAATCTTCGTTTCAAAAAAGCAGGAAAAGAAGCATATGTGATCGTTTCACGATTTGAGAAAAAAGTATCTGAGGCCGGAATAGCCACGATTGAGAGCGCTACCATCGCCCCAAGTGCGGCTCCTGAATCGTTGAGCCGGACTGAAATTACTGTTTCCAAAATAACAAAGGAAAATCCAGCGGAAGAGACAATCAAGGGAAGGGTTACAGATGAGCGAGGCAATGGACTTCCGGGAGTGAATGTGGTGATCAAAGGTTCGCAACGTGGCGTTACGACGGACATTGCGGGCAAATATGAGCTGACAGCAGCAGGTCCCAACGATGTTCTGATATTTTCTTTTGTAGGATATCTGCCAAAGGAAGAGATCGTTGGGAATCGTTCTGTCGTGGATATTTCGCTTTCGGTGGATACAAAAGCATTGGAAGAAGTGGTGGTTATCGGTTACGGAACGGCCAAGAAAAAAGACCTGACCGGCGCAGTTGCCGTGGTTGGGCGCAAGGAATTCGGGGATGTATCGGCTACATCTGCCCAGCAACTTTTGCAGGGTAAAATCGCCGGTGTACAGATCGTGAATACAGGCGGATTACCGGGCTCGAATGCCAAAATCATCATTCGTGGCGTTGGTTCGCTCACCAATTCCGATCCGCTTTATGTGATCGATGGGATCCAGGGCGGCGATATCAATTCAGTAAGTCCTTATGATATTCAGGACATTACGGTGCTGAAAGATGCTGCTTCCGTGGCGATTTATGGCGCATCGGCAGCCAATGGAGTTGTGTTGATTACTACCAAAAAAGGCAAAGCCGGAACGCCAAAAGTGACTTACAATGGCTATGTAGGCGTGGCACAGGCCTGGAAAAGGCTCGATATGCTGGATGCGGCGCAGTATGTGCAGTTGGTAAAAGACATTGATGCAGTACAGGGAAACAAAGTGCCCGATAAACTCAACACGCCCGACGTGCTGGTAACCCGGACCGACTGGCAGAAAGAGATTTTTAGGAATGGAAAAATCACCGAGCACCACGTGAACGTAACAGGCGGAAGTGATAAAGCGACCTATAACTTCTCGGCTGGTTATACCAATCAGGAGGGTATTATGCGGGATTATGGTTACCAGCGGATCAATTTACGCACGCAGCTCGAAGAGCAGATCGGCAAAAGAATTCGACTTGGACAAACCATTAACTTTAAATACAACAGGACAACGGGCAATGCAGCCAGCTTTGTAGAGGCGCTCCGGATGCCACCCTACGCACCGACAATGGACCCAGCCAACCTGGGAGGATATAGTAAAGTGACGACGATCATCGACCAGAACGATGCGCTCAATCCGCTACCAGGCATTTATCTCACGGAAAAACTAGGAAGAGGCGTCTCGAATCTGTTTCAATTATGGGGTGAAGTGGACATTATCAATGGCCTCAAATTCAGGACACAGGCGAACATCGGCCTTTCCAATGGCAACAGCTATAATTACACAGGCGAATATCTGAACGGAAATACCAAAATTGACCGCAAGATCGAGGAAAGCTATTCATTCTCAGTGTCGCCGATCATTGAAAATATCCTGAGCTACACGAAAACAATAGGCCGTCATGATTTTTCACTCATGGCCGGTAACACCTACAATGAAGGCACCAGGAGCCGGAGCGTGAATATGACCGGTTCGGGTTTTACCAATGACCTCATCAAGCAAATCGGTGTTTCCAAATCCAACAGCATTACCGGCACTGGATCGAGTATTTATGCTTCCCGCTCGTATTTTGGCCGTCTTACCTACGCTTTTCATGACAGGTATCTCGTAAATGCATCGATCCGTCAGGACATTAACCCTGCATTTGGAAAGGCTTACCGCAAAGGGAATTTCCCGTCAGTTGGGGTGGCTTGGAAGGTTGCGAATGAAGATTTTATGAAAAATATCTCCTTTATCTCCGACCTTAAACTGCGCGGCAGCTGGGGCATTACCGGCAATGCGAATATCGGCTTGTTCCTCACTGACCCGACCGTTTACCGAGGCTATGGAAATAACAACATTGTCTATTCTTTTGGCGAAAACAAAGCATTCCAACAAGGAGCGACCGTTACCCGCGTGCCTAACCCTTTCCTAAAATGGGAAGAAACCACGCAGATCGACTTTGGAGTTGATTTCGGCCTTTTGCAAAACAGACTTCAGGTGAGTCTGGATTACTACAAACGCGATAGCAAGGATTTACTGCTGGATGTGAAACTGCCCGTTTCCACAGGTTTGGGAGATGTTTATAATGATGCGAGCATGGTTCAGAATGCGGCTAATGCAGTTAATAAAGGTTTTGAAGCCGCATTATCTTATGCAGGGCAGTCAGGAGATTTCAGTTACAGCATTTCGGCCAATACGGGTTATAATAAGAACAATGTAGTGTCACTTGGCAATGGCGCGCCGATCGTGAGTGGCAGCACCAATGGTGGAATTAATATCACCAAAACGGATGTAGGCGCGGCGATTGGTTCATTCTACGGATACAAGGTGGATCATGTGGTGTCCAGCGCTGCGGATGTGGCCAGGTATAATGAGCAGGCGGTTGCGAAGGGGTTTGCAAGTTATCAGGACGGTTTAAAGGCGGGTGACATTGTTTATCAAGATCTGAATGGCGACGGACGCATTACCGATGCAGACCAGTCGTTCCTCGGCTCGGCGATCCCCGTCTGGACTTATGGTGGCTCGGTCAATTTATCCTACAAAGCTTTTGACCTTTCGATGGGTTTGGCGGGGATCGGCGATGTGAAAGTTTACAATGCATTGCGTTACTGGACAGAAGGCACAACGCGCCCATTCAACTCTTCAACGGCTGTACTCAATGCCTGGAAAAAGGATGGAGACGTTACCGATATGCCAAGATCCGGCCAGAATACACCTTCCAACCTGCGTGCTTCCGACCGCTTTCTGGAAAACGGCTCGTTCATGCGGTTGCGCAACCTCACCCTTGGATTCTCGGTCCCGAAAACAATTTTGAATTCCACAGGCGGAAAAGTGTTTTCGAGCTTCCGCATTTATGCCACCGCGATGAACCTGCTCACATTGACCAAATACAAAGGATATGATCCCGAAGTAAGCGCGAGTGTGAACGATGCCAAGTCTTTTATTTTCACCAAAGGCGTCGATACAGGTCAGTATCCACAGCCGAGGACGTTCCTCGTCGGATTGCAGGTCGGGTTTTAA